The following are encoded in a window of Manihot esculenta cultivar AM560-2 chromosome 8, M.esculenta_v8, whole genome shotgun sequence genomic DNA:
- the LOC110620569 gene encoding uncharacterized protein LOC110620569 codes for MAWRQLISNSRAVSFPQANSTPGFSRFFSKSPAYIVKVGIPEFLNGIGKGVEAHSAKLESEIGDFQKLLVIRTLKLKKLGIPCQHRKLILNYAHKYRVGLWKPRYDLVKAK; via the exons ATGGCGTGGAGGCAATTAATCAGCAACTCAAGGGCAGTTTCATTCCCTCAAGCAAACTCAacacctgggttctccagattCTTCTCCAAATCTCCAGCTTACATCG TGAAAGTTGGAATTCCCGAGTTTCTAAATGGAATAGGGAAAGGAGTTGAAGCTCATTCAGCCAAGCTTGAATCTGAGATTGGTGACTTCCAGAAACTTCTTGTTATCCGAACCTTGAAGCTCAAGAAGCTAGGGATTCCTTGCCAACAT AGGAAGCTGATATTGAATTATGCCCACAAATATAGGGTGGGTCTCTGGAAGCCTAGATATGACCTTGTGAAAGCAAAATAG